From one Solanum lycopersicum chromosome 12, SLM_r2.1 genomic stretch:
- the LOC138340334 gene encoding uncharacterized protein — MDTLIGNLKTHEMNRSHNQSKKEVKKDKSLMRKYRSEEDSSDDDDMTYLIKRFQKIVRKNKGFRKGANVSRTATQNYTCYKCGKAGHFIRECPLLKSKNKEYQKPIGAKEKRRDLVVSKNDRKAAADYVVKKALAAWGDSSSDSEDLDEPNDVSMVVVHEEETIFNEMFASMAHSENEDDEDKVTLLDMKHDLNTDSLKN, encoded by the coding sequence ATGGATACTCTCATTGGAAATCTAAAGACTCATGAGATGAACCGAAGTCATAATCAGTCAAAGAAGGAAGTCAAGAAAGATAAGTCCTTGATGCGGAAATACAGATCTGAAGAGGACtccagtgatgatgatgatatgactTACCTCATCAAGAGGTTTCAGAAGATTGTGAGGAAAAACAAAGGTTTTAGAAAGGGAGCAAATGTTTCTCGAACTGCAACTCAAAATTATACTTGTTACAAGTGTGGAAAAGCTGGACACTTTATAAGAGAGTGTCCATTACTCAAATCTAAAaacaaagaatatcaaaaacCAATAGGTGCTAAAGAAAAGCGAAGGGACCTGGTAGTCAGTAAGAATGATCGAAAAGCTGCTGCTGACTATGTGGTCAAGAAAGCTCTTGCTGCATGGGGAGACTCTTCAAGTGACTCAGAAGATCTTGATGAACCAAATGATGTGTCAATGGTTGTGGTTCATGAAGAGGAAACCATATTCAATGAGATGTTTGCTTCCATGGCTCATTCAGAAAATGAAGATGATGAGGATAAGGTAACTCTTCTGGATATGAAACATGATCTGAATACCGATTCTCTTAAAAATTGA
- the LOC138340335 gene encoding uncharacterized protein — protein MHDFLMAEDSELWDIVLDGPFIPMIAEKDGENTRLVPKPRRKYDEVDRKNIEKGYKTKKLLVCGIGPDEFNRVSACKSTKEIWDCIKTNHEGTKQVKESKIDMLTSLYENFKMREGETIHELFTKLSSITNELRSLGEPISMSKQVRKVLQSFPSLGKVRLMLLLKERT, from the coding sequence ATGCATGACTTCCTTATGGCTGAAGACAGTGAACTATGGGACATTGTCTTAGATGGACCCTTCATCCCTATGATTGCAGAGAAAGATGGTGAAAACACTAGGCTTGTTCCAAAGCCTAGACGAAAATATGATGAAGTTGATAGGAAGAATATTGAAAAGGGGTACAAAACAAAGAAACTTCTTGTCTGTGGTATAGGACCTGATGAGTTCAATCGTGTCTCAGCTTGTAAATCTACAAAAGAGATCTGGGATTGCATAAAAACAAACCATGAGGGAACTAAACAAGTAAAAGAGTCAAAGATTGATATGCTCACATCTTtgtatgaaaatttcaaaatgagagAAGGTGAAACTATTCATGAATTGTTCACTAAACTGTCATCCATCACAAATGAGTTGAGAAGTCTTGGAGAACCTATCAGTATGAGTAAGCAAGTTAGGAAAGTGCTTCAATCCTTCCCAAGTCTTGGGAAAGTAAGGTTGATGTTATTACTGAAGGAAAGGACCTGA